In a genomic window of Mycolicibacter heraklionensis:
- a CDS encoding ABC transporter permease, translated as MARPSFGWLSFRRIHLAALAADWRRTLLSVIGVAVGVTVVLGVLVLKSELVRPFDAFGPSLAHAAGNGVVEVTPNVNGRLPIETVDRLSAEVTGAQAVIPIVANLTPVDIDGGGGTRAAQSPPGFFLLGGSCQIELLVGSFNCERRANDEKPAAGPGVPLEIPTVIAQRHHLQLGAELRIPGLPPGSAHVGWTFSEFDRVSGINGGYVLLAPSADIAADLLSARGYATGAFVVPRPGGEITAGIDRVIAGVATAGPPRPHQPAVFANATQSLDLTALCGVLIGFLIAMNTILLAVEDRRAVLGTIGAIGAKPVGLFGGMLGEGAAVGFLGGLAGVPGGFLLGCYLVDRFGRSMLSGSGGTVTAHFTPSLIVVGGAAGTLCGILAMIGPAMRLAREGPLASMASAGGVQRARTIPIWPLLAGTAALAGAFVVMKIFEHGSLPANVGINAISLWQFGVAMMTVWLAPRGARLLIELLTVARPDVGRLLGADVRRYALLFAVSAAILATGASLAIAAQSMQLLGTEQVAAQKAQRLPDSLLITAQSILDQRDGQLPDATLALVTDAADGHSVSSRWRSMISSGTLARLVIGVTPGDWFSQGLYQPTGASDTFWEELRAGQIGLSEIAASRLGVARGGTVELPTVAGSKRYRVAGIISPQMIDDSAVGDIVVASEAVARSDWAAARDQIAVRYPTAAEATAHRADFLALGAGLSVYDNQQWRTAATGGLTRFLEPLTVAAYVVMAAAGLSVLNVFVLGLVQRKRERAVLRAIGARPGQEQAVVAAHAGLLGLLVALLGGLGGVGLTYLWSMGSPVFYGTKIDGDVLGLPLRTGVAAVTVLVLAAAVYPAIHARRLETADVLRTA; from the coding sequence ATGGCGCGACCGTCGTTCGGATGGCTGTCTTTTCGGCGGATCCACCTCGCCGCATTGGCAGCCGATTGGCGCCGCACCCTGCTCAGTGTGATCGGCGTCGCGGTGGGGGTGACGGTCGTTCTCGGGGTCTTGGTACTCAAGTCCGAGCTGGTCCGTCCGTTCGACGCGTTCGGCCCGTCGCTTGCCCACGCCGCGGGCAACGGGGTGGTCGAGGTCACTCCGAACGTCAACGGCCGGTTACCGATCGAGACGGTGGACCGGCTGAGCGCCGAGGTGACCGGAGCGCAGGCGGTCATCCCGATCGTCGCCAATCTGACACCGGTGGACATCGACGGAGGCGGCGGCACACGTGCCGCTCAGTCGCCCCCGGGTTTCTTCCTGCTGGGCGGGTCGTGTCAGATCGAGCTGCTGGTCGGTTCGTTCAACTGCGAGCGGCGGGCCAATGACGAGAAGCCCGCGGCCGGCCCCGGTGTGCCACTGGAGATTCCGACGGTGATCGCGCAGCGCCATCACCTGCAGCTCGGCGCCGAACTGCGCATCCCCGGTCTGCCCCCGGGCTCGGCGCATGTGGGGTGGACGTTCTCGGAGTTCGACCGCGTGTCGGGAATCAACGGCGGCTACGTCCTGTTGGCGCCCTCCGCGGACATCGCCGCTGACCTGCTCTCGGCGCGCGGTTACGCTACCGGCGCGTTCGTGGTGCCGAGACCGGGCGGTGAGATCACCGCCGGTATCGACCGCGTCATCGCCGGCGTCGCAACGGCAGGCCCGCCCCGTCCGCACCAGCCGGCCGTGTTCGCCAACGCCACACAGAGTCTTGACTTGACCGCGCTGTGCGGTGTCTTGATCGGTTTCCTCATCGCGATGAACACCATCCTGTTGGCCGTGGAGGATCGGCGGGCGGTGCTGGGGACCATCGGAGCGATCGGCGCCAAGCCGGTCGGGCTGTTTGGCGGAATGCTCGGCGAGGGCGCCGCGGTGGGCTTTCTCGGGGGACTGGCGGGGGTTCCCGGCGGCTTTCTGCTGGGGTGCTACTTGGTGGACCGGTTCGGGCGGTCCATGTTGTCCGGCTCGGGTGGCACTGTGACAGCGCACTTCACACCGAGCCTGATCGTGGTGGGCGGGGCGGCGGGGACGCTCTGCGGAATCCTCGCGATGATCGGACCGGCCATGCGGCTGGCCCGGGAGGGGCCGCTGGCGTCGATGGCGAGCGCCGGCGGGGTGCAGCGTGCCCGGACCATCCCGATCTGGCCGCTGCTGGCCGGGACGGCGGCGCTGGCGGGCGCCTTCGTCGTCATGAAGATCTTCGAACACGGGTCGCTGCCTGCAAATGTAGGTATCAACGCAATATCGTTGTGGCAGTTCGGGGTGGCGATGATGACGGTGTGGCTCGCCCCGCGTGGTGCACGGCTGCTGATCGAACTGTTGACCGTCGCCCGCCCCGACGTCGGGCGTCTGCTGGGAGCCGACGTCCGGCGCTACGCGCTGCTGTTCGCCGTCTCCGCGGCGATACTGGCTACCGGGGCAAGCTTGGCCATTGCGGCGCAGAGCATGCAGTTGCTCGGCACCGAGCAGGTCGCAGCGCAGAAGGCCCAGCGATTGCCCGACTCCTTGCTCATCACCGCGCAGTCGATACTCGATCAGCGGGACGGCCAACTCCCCGACGCCACGCTGGCGCTGGTAACCGACGCGGCCGACGGGCACAGCGTGTCGTCGCGGTGGAGGTCGATGATCTCCTCGGGCACCTTGGCGCGCCTCGTCATCGGCGTTACGCCGGGCGACTGGTTCAGCCAGGGGCTGTACCAGCCGACCGGTGCCTCAGACACATTCTGGGAGGAGCTACGGGCCGGGCAGATCGGCCTGAGCGAGATCGCCGCCAGCCGGCTCGGCGTGGCCAGGGGCGGGACGGTCGAGCTGCCTACCGTGGCGGGATCGAAGCGGTACCGGGTGGCCGGGATCATCTCACCGCAGATGATCGATGACTCCGCGGTGGGCGACATCGTGGTGGCCTCGGAAGCCGTGGCGCGCTCGGACTGGGCCGCGGCGCGCGATCAGATCGCCGTGCGCTATCCGACCGCCGCCGAGGCGACCGCGCATCGCGCTGACTTTCTGGCGCTGGGTGCCGGCCTGTCGGTGTATGACAACCAGCAGTGGCGTACTGCCGCCACAGGCGGACTCACGCGATTTCTGGAGCCCCTGACGGTCGCCGCATACGTGGTGATGGCCGCAGCCGGGCTGAGCGTGCTCAACGTCTTCGTCCTGGGGCTGGTGCAACGCAAGCGGGAGCGGGCCGTGTTGCGGGCGATCGGCGCACGGCCCGGGCAGGAGCAGGCTGTCGTCGCGGCTCATGCCGGGCTGCTGGGCCTGCTGGTGGCGCTACTCGGTGGGCTCGGGGGAGTGGGACTGACCTATCTCTGGTCGATGGGCTCACCGGTGTTCTACGGCACCAAGATTGACGGTGATGTGCTTGGCCTACCGCTGCGAACCGGGGTGGCCGCGGTGACTGTGCTGGTGTTGGCAGCAGCGGTGTATCCGGCGATCCATGCGCGGCGGTTGGAGACGGCCGACGTACTGCGAACCGCCTGA
- a CDS encoding cytochrome P450, whose product MTALAMANPGEETTASRNPPPVRLPKLVQGVGFAFFRRKAMRYWIARHGHVFEINVPFFGPSVVVSEPALVRSVCTASTDQLSNVQPNLSNWFGPGSVFGLEGAVHHARRRLLTPALHGRSLENYEKVIEEETQRECANWPEGKEFRILEPMSRITLNVILRAIFGADGAEASDLDQLREIVPPYMKLGQVMAFVPAPPFWAGRHGPWAKLDKLRKAIDRIMFTQIAQADADPDLGKRADILAMLLRSRHDDGTPIPRRDLCDELLTFIGAGHETTATALSWTFERLRRHPDLLADLVREVDEGGGELRRATILEVLRVRTVVDVIGRQVTASNFDLGQWRIPRGRTVLVRIADLHDNPEIFPHPGRFDPYRFRYTRPVSPAWLAFGGGARRCLGADFAIAEIDVVLRTVLRNFSIQSDDAAAEKSYFRGVAHTPKLGARITMHRRT is encoded by the coding sequence ATGACCGCTCTGGCTATGGCCAATCCCGGCGAAGAAACGACGGCATCCAGAAACCCGCCACCGGTGCGCCTACCCAAGCTCGTGCAGGGGGTTGGATTCGCCTTCTTCCGCCGCAAAGCGATGAGGTACTGGATCGCGCGGCACGGACACGTCTTCGAGATCAACGTCCCCTTCTTTGGCCCATCCGTCGTCGTGTCCGAACCTGCCCTGGTGAGGTCGGTGTGTACCGCGAGCACCGATCAGTTGTCCAATGTGCAACCGAACCTCAGCAACTGGTTCGGACCCGGATCCGTCTTCGGGCTCGAAGGCGCTGTGCATCACGCTCGTCGCCGGCTGCTCACGCCGGCACTTCACGGCCGGAGTCTGGAAAACTACGAGAAGGTCATCGAGGAAGAAACCCAGCGCGAATGTGCAAACTGGCCTGAGGGCAAAGAATTTCGGATTCTCGAGCCAATGAGCAGGATCACACTGAACGTGATACTGCGGGCCATCTTCGGTGCTGATGGCGCCGAAGCCTCGGACCTCGACCAACTACGTGAGATCGTCCCGCCCTATATGAAGCTGGGTCAGGTCATGGCCTTCGTGCCGGCGCCACCATTCTGGGCCGGACGCCACGGCCCGTGGGCCAAGCTGGACAAGCTCCGCAAGGCGATCGACCGGATCATGTTCACCCAGATCGCGCAGGCCGATGCCGATCCGGATCTCGGCAAACGGGCGGACATCCTCGCAATGTTGCTGCGCAGCAGGCACGACGACGGAACCCCGATACCGCGACGCGACCTCTGTGACGAGCTGCTGACCTTCATCGGCGCGGGGCACGAAACCACGGCAACGGCATTGAGCTGGACGTTCGAGCGGCTGCGTCGTCACCCAGATCTGCTGGCCGATCTGGTCAGAGAGGTCGATGAGGGGGGCGGTGAGCTTCGCCGGGCCACAATCTTGGAGGTGCTGCGAGTACGCACCGTCGTCGACGTGATCGGCCGCCAGGTTACGGCGTCGAACTTCGACCTCGGCCAGTGGCGGATTCCGCGGGGACGCACAGTGCTCGTGCGTATCGCCGATCTGCACGACAATCCAGAGATCTTCCCGCACCCGGGACGGTTCGACCCGTATCGCTTCCGCTACACCAGGCCCGTTTCACCTGCATGGCTGGCGTTCGGTGGTGGAGCACGCCGCTGCCTCGGCGCTGATTTTGCGATCGCCGAAATAGATGTCGTGCTGCGGACGGTGTTGCGGAATTTCTCGATCCAGTCCGACGACGCCGCCGCCGAGAAGTCGTATTTCCGGGGAGTCGCTCATACCCCGAAACTTGGCGCCCGCATCACAATGCACCGGCGAACGTAG
- a CDS encoding adenylate/guanylate cyclase domain-containing protein, with amino-acid sequence MPALVCSSCGTGLPATFRFCNECGTAVATARPPAEYKQVTVLFADVVRWMDIAAAVGAERLREIMADLADRCAAVVQRYGSTVTQWTGDGIMAVFGAPVALEDHAIRACRAALDVQEESKRLAVDVGERDGVELRLRVGLNSGEVIAGGIGSGPFGYAAVGEQVGMAQRMESVAPPGGIMLSVSTAQLVEGTAALGEVELVRIKGAREPVPARRLLGMADRHSAVRRAESSLIGRRGELTTVETMLDRAIHGQGGVATVVGAPGIGKSRMAREAAATAAGRGAEVVWAFCESHAGDVPFHAVARLLRASLGVADRRGEDARAWVRGRVPHSDPQDLLLLDDLLGIADPDVALPQIDPDVRRSRLTALINTASLARTEPTLFVIEDAHWIDIASESLIADFLAVIPRTPSMVLITYRPEYRGALTQIPGAQRIVLAPLDDTEISALIGELLGSHPSVGELAAIIAGRAAGNPFFAEEMVRELAQRGELAGEHGDYICHTRAADVTVPATVQAAIEARIDQLSSQAKRTLNAASVIGARFGAELLPALGVDAEFDELLGAELIDQVRFTPSAEYAFRHPLIRAVVYESQLKSDRAQWHRKLAAAIQERAPGSLEDNAALIAEHLQAAGELNAAYAWHMRAGAWSTNRDLVAARGSWERARRIADALPADDPDQLSMRIAPRTMLCATDWQAREVQESRGRFEELRELCSAAGDQVSLAIGMTALATELIYAGRSREGSQLAFQQMALFESIGDPSPTMGLAFMAFVNWLCVGEFGAILRWSQTIVDLAAGDPAKGANFGVGSPLAIALAWRGTARWWLGRPGWRQDIDDAVAMARLSNAETLGSTVAWTYGFAMQYGVLRPSDSAQSACEEAVQSAQRASSDRALGLAGYALGVVLLNRDNAADRHRGLELIMQCRDIWLRKRALFLIPVTDIWAARETARAGDRDGAIATMREAVDDLRHAGNVFYGMWGTGVLVETLLERGTADDLADAEEAIDWLASLPTGQSSAMFEITLLRLTALLCRARGDEAAYLKMVNRYRALAESLGFERHIDWAEAMLARRTAR; translated from the coding sequence CTGCCAGCCTTGGTGTGCAGTTCATGCGGCACTGGGCTGCCCGCGACCTTCAGGTTCTGCAACGAGTGCGGAACAGCAGTGGCGACTGCCCGGCCACCGGCCGAGTACAAGCAGGTGACGGTGCTGTTCGCCGACGTGGTGCGCTGGATGGACATCGCCGCAGCGGTGGGCGCCGAGCGTTTACGTGAGATCATGGCCGACCTCGCTGACCGCTGTGCGGCGGTGGTGCAGCGCTACGGCAGCACGGTCACACAGTGGACGGGCGACGGGATCATGGCGGTGTTCGGCGCCCCGGTCGCCCTGGAAGACCACGCGATACGGGCCTGTCGGGCGGCCTTGGACGTCCAAGAGGAGTCGAAGCGGCTTGCTGTCGATGTCGGTGAGCGCGATGGCGTCGAGCTGCGGTTGCGGGTCGGGTTGAACTCCGGTGAGGTGATCGCGGGCGGGATCGGCTCGGGCCCGTTCGGCTACGCCGCCGTGGGTGAGCAGGTCGGGATGGCCCAGCGGATGGAATCGGTCGCGCCGCCGGGTGGAATCATGCTCAGCGTCTCGACCGCCCAACTCGTTGAAGGCACGGCTGCACTGGGTGAAGTCGAGTTGGTTCGGATCAAGGGTGCCCGGGAACCGGTGCCCGCCCGCCGGCTGTTGGGCATGGCCGACCGCCATTCCGCTGTCCGGCGTGCTGAGTCGAGTCTCATCGGCCGGCGCGGGGAGCTGACCACCGTAGAGACGATGCTGGACCGCGCGATCCACGGTCAGGGCGGTGTGGCCACTGTGGTGGGTGCGCCGGGTATCGGAAAGAGCCGGATGGCCCGGGAAGCCGCCGCGACTGCGGCCGGTCGCGGGGCGGAGGTGGTGTGGGCGTTCTGCGAGTCGCATGCCGGCGACGTCCCGTTCCACGCAGTGGCGAGACTGTTGCGGGCAAGTCTCGGCGTGGCCGATCGGCGAGGCGAAGACGCCCGCGCGTGGGTCCGGGGACGCGTTCCCCATTCCGATCCGCAGGATCTGCTGCTGCTCGATGATCTGCTGGGCATCGCCGACCCCGACGTGGCCCTGCCCCAGATCGACCCGGATGTGCGCCGGAGCCGGCTGACCGCGCTGATCAACACCGCATCGTTGGCCCGCACCGAACCAACACTGTTCGTCATCGAAGATGCGCACTGGATCGACATCGCCAGCGAATCGCTGATCGCCGATTTCTTGGCGGTGATCCCGCGCACCCCATCGATGGTGCTGATCACCTATCGCCCCGAATACCGCGGCGCGCTGACGCAGATACCCGGCGCCCAGCGAATAGTCCTTGCGCCACTGGATGATACGGAGATATCGGCGCTGATCGGCGAGCTTTTGGGGTCGCATCCCTCAGTCGGCGAGCTGGCCGCGATCATCGCCGGGCGAGCTGCCGGAAATCCGTTCTTCGCCGAGGAGATGGTGCGCGAGTTGGCCCAGCGCGGGGAGCTGGCCGGCGAACACGGCGACTACATCTGCCACACCAGGGCCGCGGACGTCACGGTGCCGGCCACGGTACAGGCGGCCATCGAGGCGCGCATCGACCAGCTCAGCAGCCAGGCCAAACGAACATTGAACGCGGCGTCGGTGATCGGGGCACGCTTCGGCGCGGAGTTACTGCCCGCACTGGGCGTCGATGCGGAGTTCGACGAGCTGCTCGGCGCGGAGCTGATCGATCAGGTGCGTTTCACCCCGAGCGCCGAATATGCCTTTCGGCATCCGTTGATCCGCGCGGTGGTCTATGAATCACAGCTCAAATCCGATCGCGCCCAGTGGCACCGGAAGCTGGCCGCCGCGATCCAAGAACGTGCTCCCGGATCGCTGGAGGACAACGCGGCGCTGATTGCCGAACATCTGCAGGCCGCGGGCGAGCTGAACGCGGCCTACGCCTGGCACATGCGGGCCGGCGCATGGTCCACCAACCGCGATCTGGTCGCGGCCCGGGGCAGCTGGGAGCGGGCCCGGCGCATCGCCGACGCACTGCCTGCCGACGACCCAGACCAACTGTCGATGCGCATCGCCCCGCGGACCATGTTGTGCGCCACCGACTGGCAAGCCCGAGAGGTCCAGGAAAGCCGTGGCCGCTTCGAGGAGCTGCGGGAACTGTGCAGCGCGGCCGGGGACCAGGTGTCGCTGGCCATCGGGATGACCGCGCTGGCCACCGAGCTGATCTACGCGGGCCGCTCACGTGAAGGCTCGCAGCTGGCATTCCAACAGATGGCGCTGTTCGAGTCGATCGGCGATCCCTCCCCGACCATGGGGTTGGCGTTCATGGCCTTCGTCAACTGGCTCTGCGTCGGGGAATTCGGTGCGATCCTGCGGTGGTCGCAGACCATCGTCGACCTGGCCGCGGGCGACCCTGCCAAAGGTGCCAACTTCGGTGTGGGATCGCCGCTGGCGATCGCGTTGGCATGGCGCGGCACCGCTCGGTGGTGGTTGGGTCGTCCCGGATGGCGTCAAGACATCGATGATGCCGTCGCGATGGCCCGATTAAGCAACGCGGAAACCCTCGGCAGCACCGTCGCCTGGACCTACGGTTTCGCGATGCAGTACGGGGTGCTTCGGCCCAGTGACTCCGCGCAAAGCGCGTGCGAGGAGGCGGTGCAATCGGCCCAACGCGCCAGCAGCGACCGCGCACTGGGTTTGGCCGGCTACGCGTTAGGGGTCGTGCTGCTCAACCGGGACAACGCGGCCGACCGTCATCGCGGGCTGGAATTGATCATGCAGTGCCGCGACATATGGCTGCGCAAGCGCGCACTCTTCCTCATCCCGGTCACCGACATCTGGGCCGCCCGGGAGACGGCCCGCGCCGGCGACCGCGACGGCGCCATTGCGACGATGCGCGAAGCGGTCGACGACTTGCGCCATGCCGGAAACGTCTTCTATGGCATGTGGGGCACCGGCGTCCTGGTGGAGACGCTGCTGGAGCGCGGCACAGCCGACGACCTCGCCGACGCCGAAGAGGCGATCGACTGGTTGGCGAGCCTGCCGACCGGTCAAAGTTCGGCGATGTTCGAGATCACGCTGCTGCGGCTGACCGCGCTGCTCTGCCGTGCGCGCGGCGACGAGGCCGCCTACCTGAAGATGGTGAATCGCTATCGCGCCCTGGCGGAATCGCTCGGCTTCGAACGCCACATCGACTGGGCGGAGGCAATGCTGGCTAGGAGAACAGCTCGATGA
- a CDS encoding PE-PPE domain-containing protein, protein MQAIRRPHFITAAAVLGANLIAVPAVAAPPDSQDRDIQLTGGGTALVYDGSGGPVLPPPQFLDAINTLYLQPGGFTGTTQAALLPNELYPITGVKSMGFGASLSHGQPIMLSDIQNQIAAGGVTSENPVVVFGYSQSAGVASQIMPQLRDAGVPSDLVHFVLVGDVNNPNGGLLSTFDFPAGNSWAFTAANFPFSPATPSDLYPTDIYSLEYDASADFPHYPLNLLSVLNALIGNFTQHFIYANLTPEQVDSAILLPGSEALSGEGLTDYYMIPSASLPLLMPLLFLPGIGQPLYDLLEPVTRILVNLGYGSIDEGWNQGPANVPTTFGLFPQIDLSQLSTALGNGLQQGINDALNAIANPVSYEEQLAPWLPFADSIYTHGFAPENPTFDDVIEGILTLAGFPVSDVTLNSPPADIITMINSTLAYDYSALLPAADAVSALFTSLPTYAANIFVDQLQAGDLLDAMGLPLAAYSGLVPFDALLGAAPALFAVLGTVDNFIELFS, encoded by the coding sequence ATGCAGGCAATACGGCGACCGCATTTCATCACGGCCGCAGCAGTACTCGGCGCCAACCTGATCGCCGTCCCCGCAGTGGCGGCACCGCCAGACTCCCAGGACCGCGACATCCAGCTCACCGGCGGCGGTACGGCATTGGTCTATGACGGCAGCGGTGGCCCGGTGCTGCCGCCCCCGCAGTTTCTCGATGCGATCAACACGCTGTATCTGCAGCCGGGCGGCTTCACCGGCACGACGCAGGCCGCGCTGCTGCCCAACGAGCTCTATCCGATCACCGGTGTCAAGAGCATGGGATTCGGGGCGTCGCTGAGCCACGGACAACCGATCATGCTCTCCGACATCCAAAACCAGATCGCCGCCGGTGGGGTGACGTCGGAGAATCCCGTCGTGGTTTTCGGCTACTCGCAGAGCGCGGGGGTGGCCTCGCAGATCATGCCGCAACTTCGCGACGCGGGTGTCCCCAGCGACCTGGTGCACTTCGTGCTGGTGGGCGATGTCAACAATCCCAACGGCGGCCTGTTGAGCACCTTCGATTTTCCGGCCGGCAACAGCTGGGCCTTCACCGCCGCGAACTTCCCGTTCAGCCCCGCGACCCCGTCGGATCTGTATCCGACCGACATCTACAGCCTCGAATACGACGCCAGCGCCGACTTTCCGCACTACCCGCTCAATCTGTTGTCGGTCCTCAACGCCCTGATCGGAAACTTCACCCAGCACTTCATCTATGCGAACCTCACGCCGGAGCAGGTCGATAGTGCGATTCTGCTGCCGGGATCCGAGGCGCTGTCCGGCGAAGGCCTCACCGACTACTACATGATCCCGAGCGCGAGCCTGCCGTTGCTGATGCCGCTGCTGTTCCTGCCCGGGATCGGCCAGCCCCTGTATGACCTGCTGGAGCCCGTCACTCGGATCCTGGTGAACCTGGGCTACGGCAGCATCGACGAAGGATGGAATCAGGGGCCGGCGAACGTCCCCACGACGTTCGGGTTGTTCCCGCAGATCGACCTAAGCCAGCTTTCTACGGCACTGGGCAACGGCTTGCAGCAGGGAATCAACGACGCCCTCAACGCAATTGCGAATCCGGTCAGCTACGAAGAGCAGCTCGCGCCCTGGCTGCCGTTCGCGGACTCGATCTACACCCACGGATTCGCGCCGGAGAACCCGACATTCGACGATGTGATAGAGGGGATTCTCACGCTCGCCGGCTTCCCCGTTTCCGACGTGACGCTCAACTCACCGCCGGCCGACATCATCACCATGATCAACAGCACGCTGGCCTACGACTACTCGGCGCTGCTACCCGCCGCCGACGCGGTCAGTGCGCTGTTCACCAGCCTCCCCACATACGCCGCGAACATCTTTGTCGACCAGCTCCAGGCCGGTGACCTTCTTGACGCGATGGGGCTTCCACTGGCGGCTTATTCAGGTCTGGTCCCCTTCGACGCGCTTCTCGGTGCCGCACCGGCGCTGTTCGCCGTCCTGGGCACCGTGGACAACTTCATCGAGCTGTTCTCCTAG